gccgccgccgactcctcctccttcttcttcttctttttggtttttttgaaacagcgtttctctgtgtagccctggctgtcctgggactcactcttagaccaggctgtcctgaaactcagaaatctgcctgcctctgcctcccaggcaagGACACTGCCACTAGTCATGGAGCCCGGTGGCCGGTCATGGAGCCCGAGAGGTAACTCTGCAAGGTTCTTTCCCTTCCAGGTGACTTTATTCTGCTCGCCGTGGGGCATATAGGTGACCTTGGTTATTCATGTTGCTCACGGCTCAGGTGCTCCGCCCAAGGGCAAATGGGACGCAGGCCCCAACAGTGCTACCCTGACTGAGTGTGCACCCTGCCCTGTTGGCACAGAGAGGACGcacggatggatggacaggtgctCCCGGAGCTTCAGGTAGCTCCTCCCCTACGTGGGTTATCTTCCTCCCTTAAGAACCACGCTCTGTGAACTGGAGACGGGCGCTTGGGTTAGTCTCTCCCTAAGACTTAACACCATCCTTCTGCCTTTTAAAGGATGAGCTCATCTTGGCAAACATAAcaagggcgggggtggggaggaacacTCAGGAATGTGGAGAATCAGCCCATGAGGCTTGGGTCCCGGAATCCAAAGAGCCAGTCCCAGGTTGTCTTTCAAGCACCTCTCAGCTTTTTCATTAAGTGCATCACCTCTACTTTCTCGGGGAGAAGTGGCTACAGGGTCCATTTTCTCCACGAAGAAACTGGAGCTCAGAGAGATTAGGAGACTTGGCCCTGGGTCACATAGCTACCCAGTTGCAGAGTCCAGATTAAGGGACAGATCTAACAGCCTGCTTACCCATGCTGCCCTGACAGGCAGGCCGTTAGAGGGAAGCAGGGGGAAGCCCAAACTCTCCTCCGGGGCAGCCACCTTCTCCTCAATGGCTGCAGTACCTGTAGTCTCCACCAGGGGGTACTGGGTCACATCTGTGGAGATCAAGACTTGGATCACTTCCTCCAGGGGCATGTCTTTGGCCAGCGAGGCGAGGGCGCAGTTCATGAAGTGACCCACAGTCACGGAGTGGGAACTGTGGGCAGAGGGCGGCATCAGTCAGACCTGGAAATGGGAAGATACTGGCCTGGGGCAAGGCGGGGTCATCCCAAGGAGCCTCGCTGGGAGAAGACCTGTGATTCCCAAGGAGGGGTTCGGAGGAACCCATAGGTTCTAGAAAGAGAAGCTGTGAGAACCACACCTATCTTAAagactgggaaactgaggcttgttTGGAGCTGGACCTTGGATTCAGTGACACTTGGAGCCTTTGAGATGCGCCGCTTTGGGACCAAAGATGCTAGGGTACAATCTGATCAAGGTGGGGTCTCAGAGCCCATTTTGTGTGACAGATACCAGAAAGCCatcagagcaggggaggggaagagagcgGCCCCTCCTGTCCGTTGCTCATTTCCTATCAGTCTTGCCTGACGGAGACCTAGCTTCTTCATCTAGCTCGTGGGCTGTGAGGATGTTGAGGGGACCAGAGGGCAGGTGTGTATCACCCTACAGTTCAAGGTCAACAGTTCCAGCTTTTCCAGGAGCCTCTCCACCCCCAACCACCCTGGGCATCATCACGCCATCAGCCAGGCCGAGGCTCACCCAATCTGTCGGCCACGGATCCACGGCAGATACGGCAGTTTCTTGACGATGATGGTGCCATCGTAGAAAGAGGGCTGGAAGCTCTGAGAGATGGCGTTGGCCGCCAGCACGGCCATCAGCACAGGCAGTGCGTGAACGATCTGGCCCGTGACCTCAAAGGCCAGCAGTGCCGTGGAAAGGGTGTGGGTCACCGCCCCCGAGAAGGCAGCAGCACCTGTGGGGGTACAGCCAAGGTGTGGGGGGATCCCAGGCCAGGGTCCAGGCTCACCCAGAGGGCAAGGTGGGCACAGTGCGACCACCGTTAGGTTCAGCAGTGCACAAGGAGCACACACCGAAGCTGTTGGAAGGTCCTAGCCATGCTGAGAGGAAAGGGTGCAGAGCAGGTAAGGGAtgggaaagaaaaccaagagaaagcAGGCTTGGGAGATGGTAGGGCTTGGGGAGTGGACAGGCCCACTGAGGAGAGGGGGACCCACCCACTGGCCCCAGATACACTCACCTGCCAGAGCATAGGCCCCGGGCATGATGGGATTGACCCTGCCTCCAGCCACAATGCCCTCTGGGAAGGAGACAGATAGAACCTCCCCAAAGAGGCGCCCAATGGCAGCTCCTGCCACAGATTCAGAGTAAAGGAAGCAATCAGGCTGATCCCAACTCCTCAggccccatcccaccccatccccggTACCACTGTGGGAGGGAGAAGATACTGGAAGTCACGTCCTATGCCCCTAAACCCTCTCAGACATCCGGGACTCCAGTATTACCATAGACAAAGATGGGCAAGAAGTATCCAGCAGGGATGGGGATGGTGGTCGCCAAAATCATCATCCAGAACTGTAGGAGGGTTGCACCCACGGGGCAAGAGTTAGAAGCATCAGAGGAGGAcgtgggcggggtggggggagggagccaGGGGGAGGTTCCTAGAGAAAAGGATGCCCCGGCTGGAGCCCACGGCAGCATTTGGCTCTAGAGATGAAGGAACCAAGCCGAGataaagcacctactgtgtgcaagcACGTGCCAGGTTtgtccctctctgctctctcagcCTGCCCTTGAAGAACAACTATCCCATCTCAAAGAATGTAGGGAGGAGGAAGGTAACTGCTTTGGAAATGAGCCTGACCGCTTCAGTCTGGCCCCTGGAAGCCACAAGGGGGAAAGCAAcctctgcaagttgtcctctgagctccacattgTACTGTGGCAcaccgcatacacacacacatgtacacacacacacatgcacacgcacacatgcacacacgcgcacacacacatgcacgcacatacaaacacacatgcacaggcacgcacacacacacgctcacatacacgcacacatgcacacacacgcacacacgtgcacgcatgcaatgcacacacacgcacacacgtgcatgcacaaacacacacgcacacatacaaacacacacacacgtgcacgcacaaacacacacacacatgcacgcatgcatgcacaggcacgCATGCACACCGATCTTTGTAAGAATAAGGGAACCAGGTGCCATAGATCATGACTGTCACCCAGGAACTggggggctgaggcaggcagaagaAGTACAAGCCCCTGAagagcctgggctgcatagtgagccTGAACCTCTCAGatgaaggcagggagggggaggagttgAGGCTGGGAGGGTCTCTGAGGTACACAGTGGGCCAGGGTTAGAGCTGGGACCTAGACATAGGAGGCGGTGCTCCAAGCTTTAGTTCAGAAAGCAGCCCCATCTCACCCAGGACCTGCCGTGACTCTGCCCATACAAGGGACCCACCTTCATGACCAGGAAGAAGACTAGTGTCCCAAAGACAGTCAACTGTGGATGACACCATTCCAaccacaggttctggggatcaggcTCCGCTGCCCAGGGTGGAGAcgagttcttagtcatcagggccCAGGAGTTGTTGTCAAACATTGTCTCCAAATGCTCCGACATGGACAGCTGGGGCCGAGGCAGTGGTAGGTAGGTCAACATGCCCACCTCTGTCCCATTGCCCATCTGAGCTTTAGTTACATTAGCCCTTCCCGGCTAGGGACCCTAAGGATGGCTCTGCCATGGCGCAGCTACAACCTCGTGTGCCGAAAAATGAGCCATGGGCATTTTCTTTAGTGGGTTTTGAGGGACAGCACAGGAACTACAAATGGGGGTTCCCCACTGCTACCACCCAGCTCCATTCCTCTTACCCGGGAAGCCATGAAGTGGCCCACACCAGGGGGATACGTGATGGAAGCCAGGACCACAGCGGCCAGAGCTGAGTACAAGGGTTTGCTGTGGGGGAACGGAAGCTGGAGttgcctcctctccttccccacgGCCTTGGGGTTCACACTGAAGAAAGGGGTACGGAGAAGGAAGGGACAACAGCAAGGAAACTACCAGGTGCCCCCGACCCCgcaaagaaagagatgaagtgAGACCTGGAGACCTGATGGGACTAGAGGCGAGAGGAGGGCAGAAAGAGACCATGAGAGGGACGAGCCAAGCCTAGATGGGCACTGGCCTTGCTGGCCTAGACCATAAAGCAAGTATGcaggagatggagaggagggggCGCAGGGCTCAGGGAGGGGATGCGGATTGGAGGGACACGGGGAGGGGGTTCATTTTCACAGACTGCCGGATCTGCCAGGGCGCTTTGCATGAGATCAGATAGGTAGTGCTTCAGAGGGTTAGTAGAAAGAGGGGTTCCGTGAAAGGGGTGGGACTTTACGGAAGGTCGAAAGCGGGGCGCTCCCTGAGGGGGTCCAGCCCACCTGGTAGCCAACAGTTTGGAGGTGAACCCATTGGCCttgaggaaaaataagaaagtcCGCTGGCTGTAGTTGTACCCGCAGCTCAGGACGCCACAGATGGCCCTGGAAGTGGAGGTGTTGGTGAAGCCACCACCTCACCTTGAGTGTGGCTTTCGGGACTTGACAGCCCACTCACCCCAGGGCCACAAAAAAGAAGATCTCTGGCAAGTCAAAGGGTATGTCCACTGGAAAGCTGGTCTTGTAGATGGAGGTGATGGTctctggggaaggaagagagtggGGATCCCGTGCCAGCCTTCCACACCCTAACCCAGTCTCAGAATAACTCGGGCAAGGATGGGGGTGGCTTCTGACCCAACCTCAAATTTCCCTGGAACTCTAGGCACCGCAGTGGCTCTCATCCTAAGGATTttggggatcacatatcagatatcctgcatatcagatatttatatttccattcatAACAGTCACCAAGTAacgggctggggaaatggctcagcggttaagagcactgactgctcttctagaggtcctgagttcaattcccagcaaccacacggtggctcacaaccatctgtaatgggatccaatgccctcttctggtgtgtctgaagagtacagtgtactcatatacataaataaatctttttaaaaaaaagtaaaaaaaaaaaaaacaaccagtaaccaaattacagttattaagtagcaaccaaataattttatcattcagggtcgcagcattgggaaggttggaAACCACtgttgaagaaacagaaaagaaaggaggatggTCTGAAAGGAGATGGAGTGAGAAAGGGGAGGAGTCACAGAAGAGAGAGGGTGGAGACTAGGTCCCAATATGGTGCTCACCCTGTTCACTGTTGAAGACCGCCAGGAGACGGAACATGAAGGCCCCGCAGGTGGCAGCGAAGAAGCCCCTCCAGTAATCCCAGACGGAGAAGTGAGAGGACATGACCTCGATGCTGAACAAGACACCTAGGGGACACGCGGCTCAGGAGGACCTCTATCCCCCTGGCTGCAGAACACAGGGTACGGAAGGGCGAGGGAGCTCTCACCGCTGATGGGGGCTGCGAACACCGTGGCCACACCCACCGCGGCTCCTGCGGCCAACAGTTCCATTTCTTTGGTCTTGCTCTGGGAGGAACAGAATCCTAGGCTTTGACCTTTTATGCCCGCTCCCCTAGGAGACCCAAGCCTGTGCCCCTCACCTCAGGTTCCCCGACGGTCTTGGTGCGCACGCGGCCCAGGTAAGCCGCGATCATCACGCTCAGGTGCACGAAGGGGCCCTGCAGTGGGCGGCAGTGAGGCCGTTGCTGGGAAGCTGGACCCTacctccccatccttcctcttccccctctcccctttctcctctcctctttttcctctcccgcatccccccttctcttcctccactaccatctcctcctttttcttttttctttcttcttaaggtCTTCGGAAAGAACAGTACAAGCCTCGCCCAGGAATGTCCCAGCATCAAATCCTTGTCCACGCCCTTCACTGTCCCGAGATACTTTTCGTCACATTCGGGGACCCCTGAGACTGGGCTTCCAAGGCTAGGCTGGCTGTGGCATGGACTACAGAAGGCAGGGTGGGGCGACAGGATGGGAGGCGGGCCCTCCATGTCCGTACCAGTTTTCCTAGAAAGATGGTGCTGCCCGTTGCCAGGGTGCAGGAGAGGCCCGCCACCTTGGCCCCGAAGTTCTTAATGTCTAGGTAGTCCTCCAGGACCACTCCGGTCAAGATGGTCTTCACCTCAGGGATTCCAGACCCTGGTCCAGATGGGCAGAGGACAGCGGGAGATAGAGTCTGCATTTATTCTTTCAGCACCCGTGTAACAAGCACTCGCAGGGCTCTTTCCAGTGGGATCTCTCCCAGACTGGGGGAGAGGCTGCTTAAGATTCAAGAAAtaagctgggcagtagtggcacacccctttaatcccagccctcgggaggcagaggcaggtggatctctgtgagtttgaggctagcctggtctacagaattccaggacagcgaAGCTACAAAGAAATCCtggttttaaaaacagatttatttatttaatgtatatgaatacacagttgctgtgttcagacacagaTATGAATGGCTACATAGTTgccaagaattgaactcaggacctctggaagtgcaggcagtgctcttaaccgctgtgccatctctccagcccagagaaaacctgtcttgaataaccaaatagatagatagaaagatagaaaggtagaaagaaagatagaaagaaagaaagaaagaaagaaagaaagaaagaaagaaagaaagaaagatagatagagactgatagataatataaaaataaaatttcaagaaataaGCTAGTtatggtggtgcattcctttaatcctagcacttagcaagcagagacagacagatctccataacttctaggccagtctggtgtatGTAGCAAGTTGCAAGCCATACAGAGCTATATAATAAGACcctgacttttaaaaagacttttttggccgacagtggtggcgcacacctgtaatcccagcactcgggaggcagaggcaggtggatttctgagttagaggccagcctggtctacatagtgagttccaggacagccagggctatacagagaaaacctgtctcgaaaaaccaaaaagaaaaaagaaaaaaaatgaaaggaaggaaggaaggaaggaaggaaggaaggaaggaaggaaggaagaaagaaagaaagactcacAAGGCACAGGAAACTCCTGAAACTTATAGGATTTACAAGGTTCCTGCCCAAGGTTGTATCAGCAGCAACAATAGCAAGGGAGAGGCAACGTTCCCACAGTCGGCAGAGGCCCGCCTTTCATCAGTTGTCACCCATACTGGGGTGGGCTTTTTGGTGATGCAGAGGCCTGCTGTAACTCACTCCACTCCCATGCtctgtaagcccaataaactcttAGCTTTGTTAACCTGGACTTTTGGTGGAGTCAATGTTTTGGTCTGTGGTTGGCACTTTATGTGAGATAAGCACAGGTTTGTGTCTCCTCAGGGAAAGTCACAAAGCAGCCTCATGCTCCGTATGGATTCATAACAGCCACCAGAGGAAGAAACTGGGGGTCAGATGGACCTTCAAGATTCCCCAAACTCCAGTGCTGTAGCTGGAGGCAGCTCTAGAGGCTGAGCAGATTTGGCAACAGTCCTGAATGGGAACCAATCCTTGCTGGCCCAGGGGAGCCCAGGGAAGTGGTACGGAACTGGCGATGATCCAGTCCCCTTTTTCTCCATCTCCCTGTGTTACTTTGGGTAAATGGCTTGTCTCTCCTAAGCTTGCTAACGTGAGGTTACTGTACCCAACCTCCTTCCTCAAGCCACATAGGATGTATAAAGATTTGGACCCATGAGGACTACAGGACAAGACAGGTTGTCCACGGTTCAGAGACCAGGTGACCATGACTCACCTCCAGAGGATGGCGTGATGCTCTGTGAGAAGCCAGAGGAGAAGGACAGAAGAGCCACGGGGTACACGGTCCAGGAGAGGTACCGGAGCAGGTGGCCGCCCCCAACTTCCCTGTACAGCCACTTGTGTGCTGGAGATGACCAGCAATCAGGAGCCACCCAGAGCCTCACCCTGGGGACAGACACTACCATACCCACTTACAGACTAGGAAAGGGCCCAAGGCCAACCAGTGATTAGTGGAGAAACTGTGACTGGGATCAAGGACCACTGAACTGAGAGCAAGGTGGGAGAGAAGGAACAGGGGTGACCAAGCTTAGAAGAGGGGGGCTCCACACTCTCTGTGCAGATGTGATGGCACGGGaggggggagcagggtggaggagggggagaccAGCAGGGCACAGAGCTTGCCTAAAGGCACACAGCAAGTCAAAAGCCAAGTAAGGGTCAACTCCAGGCCTGGCCACTCATAGCCGTATCCCTGCCCCACTGTCCCCAGCGATCCAGCTGATATCCCAGGTGTGTATAGGAATCCCATCACCCTGAGCCTTGTGCATGCCGCAGAGGCCTTACCTCTGACCACGCGCCCAATAGCGAAGTTCATGGCATAGCTGATTAGAGCCATGAGCACCCCGAGAGCCACCAGGAAGTACCAGTCCTCACCCACACGGAACAGCCGCTCTCTCAGCCACTCTAGGCCCCCTGGACAGGACACTGGGGTCACAGCTCCATCCCTGGGGGCTGCTCAGGCTCTGGGCAGGGAGGGCCAGGCCAGACAGAGTAGAGACCGCATGGCCAAAGATCAAAGTAATGATCTGTGAGTGAGTGCTCACCCACCGCTCGAGGATCGAGCATGGTTTGTGGCAGGTACGGGTGGCAGCACTGTGGGTACCGTGCCTGTGGCCCTGCAGAAGGCCTTTGAccttcccttccatctcctcccacactgGTGATCACACTTATGAGTGGTTTCATGGAAGAGTTGGGCATTGCAGCTCTAGTGTGTATTTGGGTAGGGGCTGCATCCTAGAG
Above is a window of Mus pahari chromosome 6, PAHARI_EIJ_v1.1, whole genome shotgun sequence DNA encoding:
- the LOC110323146 gene encoding chloride channel protein ClC-Kb isoform X1 gives rise to the protein MEELVGLREGSSKKPVPLQELWGPCPRLRRNIQGGLEWLRERLFRVGEDWYFLVALGVLMALISYAMNFAIGRVVRAHKWLYREVGGGHLLRYLSWTVYPVALLSFSSGFSQSITPSSGGSGIPEVKTILTGVVLEDYLDIKNFGAKVAGLSCTLATGSTIFLGKLGPFVHLSVMIAAYLGRVRTKTVGEPESKTKEMELLAAGAAVGVATVFAAPISGVLFSIEVMSSHFSVWDYWRGFFAATCGAFMFRLLAVFNSEQETITSIYKTSFPVDIPFDLPEIFFFVALGAICGVLSCGYNYSQRTFLFFLKANGFTSKLLATSKPLYSALAAVVLASITYPPGVGHFMASRLSMSEHLETMFDNNSWALMTKNSSPPWAAEPDPQNLWLEWCHPQLTVFGTLVFFLVMKFWMMILATTIPIPAGYFLPIFVYGAAIGRLFGEVLSVSFPEGIVAGGRVNPIMPGAYALAGAAAFSGAVTHTLSTALLAFEVTGQIVHALPVLMAVLAANAISQSFQPSFYDGTIIVKKLPYLPWIRGRQIGSHSVTVGHFMNCALASLAKDMPLEEVIQVLISTDVTQYPLVETTESQTLVGAVKRTHLVQALRTEPASWAPGQQPCLQDILTNGCPTQPVTLQLSPETSLHETHNLFELLNLQTLFVTSRGRAVGSVSWVELKQAISTLTNPPAPNCPGSGISQPRRASPLSREERSVVTLPSPKELRINEDIRVFCRVVTLVPSGVVCC
- the LOC110323146 gene encoding chloride channel protein ClC-Kb isoform X2, with product MEELVGLREGSSKKPVPLQELWGPCPRLRRNIQGGLEWLRERLFRVGEDWYFLVALGVLMALISYAMNFAIGRVVRAHKWLYREVGGGHLLRYLSWTVYPVALLSFSSGFSQSITPSSGGSGIPEVKTILTGVVLEDYLDIKNFGAKVAGLSCTLATGSTIFLGKLGPFVHLSVMIAAYLGRVRTKTVGEPESKTKEMELLAAGAAVGVATVFAAPISGVLFSIEVMSSHFSVWDYWRGFFAATCGAFMFRLLAVFNSEQETITSIYKTSFPVDIPFDLPEIFFFVALGAICGVLSCGYNYSQRTFLFFLKANGFTSKLLATSKPLYSALAAVVLASITYPPGVGHFMASRLSMSEHLETMFDNNSWALMTKNSSPPWAAEPDPQNLWLEWCHPQLTVFGTLVFFLVMKFWMMILATTIPIPAGYFLPIFVYGAAIGRLFGEVLSVSFPEGIVAGGRVNPIMPGAYALAGAAAFSGAVTHTLSTALLAFEVTGQIVHALPVLMAVLAANAISQSFQPSFYDGTIIVKKLPYLPWIRGRQIGSHSVTVGHFMNCALASLAKDMPLEEVIQVLISTDVTQYPLVETTESQTLVGAVKRTHLVQALRTEPASWAPGQQPCLQDILTNGCPTQPVTLQLSPETSLHETHNLFELLNLQTLFVTSRGRAVGSVSWVELKQAISTLTNPPAPNRSVALDLGSLSPAGHLHSAEKNAP
- the LOC110323146 gene encoding chloride channel protein ClC-Kb isoform X3; its protein translation is MEELVGLREGSSKKPVPLQELWGPCPRLRRNIQGGLEWLRERLFRVGEDWYFLVALGVLMALISYAMNFAIGRVVRAHKWLYREVGGGHLLRYLSWTVYPVALLSFSSGFSQSITPSSGGSGIPEVKTILTGVVLEDYLDIKNFGAKVAGLSCTLATGSTIFLGKLGPFVHLSVMIAAYLGRVRTKTVGEPESKTKEMELLAAGAAVGVATVFAAPISGVLFSIEVMSSHFSVWDYWRGFFAATCGAFMFRLLAVFNSEQETITSIYKTSFPVDIPFDLPEIFFFVALGAICGVLSCGYNYSQRTFLFFLKANGFTSKLLATSKPLYSALAAVVLASITYPPGVGHFMASRLSMSEHLETMFDNNSWALMTKNSSPPWAAEPDPQNLWLEWCHPQLTVFGTLVFFLVMKFWMMILATTIPIPAGYFLPIFVYGAAIGRLFGEVLSVSFPEGIVAGGRVNPIMPGAYALAGAAAFSGAVTHTLSTALLAFEVTGQIVHALPVLMAVLAANAISQSFQPSFYDGTIIVKKLPYLPWIRGRQIGSHSVTVGHFMNCALASLAKDMPLEEVIQVLISTDVTQYPLVETTESQTLVGAVKRTHLVQALRTEPASWAPGQQPCLQDILTNGCPTQPVTLQLSPETSLHETHNLFELLNLQTLFVTSRGRAVGSVSWVELKQAISTLTNPPAPNPAGHLHSAEKNAP
- the LOC110323146 gene encoding chloride channel protein ClC-Kb isoform X4, whose protein sequence is MEELVGLREGSSKKPVPLQELWGPCPRLRRNIQGGLEWLRERLFRVGEDWYFLVALGVLMALISYAMNFAIGRVVRAHKWLYREVGGGHLLRYLSWTVYPVALLSFSSGFSQSITPSSGGSGIPEVKTILTGVVLEDYLDIKNFGAKVAGLSCTLATGSTIFLGKLGPFVHLSVMIAAYLGRVRTKTVGEPESKTKEMELLAAGAAVGVATVFAAPISGVLFSIEVMSSHFSVWDYWRGFFAATCGAFMFRLLAVFNSEQETITSIYKTSFPVDIPFDLPEIFFFVALGAICGVLSCGYNYSQRTFLFFLKANGFTSKLLATSKPLYSALAAVVLASITYPPGVGHFMASRLSMSEHLETMFDNNSWALMTKNSSPPWAAEPDPQNLWLEWCHPQLTVFGTLVFFLVMKFWMMILATTIPIPAGYFLPIFVYGAAIGRLFGEVLSVSFPEGIVAGGRVNPIMPGAYALAGAAAFSGAVTHTLSTALLAFEVTGQIVHALPVLMAVLAANAISQSFQPSFYDGTIIVKKLPYLPWIRGRQIGSHSVTVGHFMNCALASLAKDMPLEEVIQVLISTDVTQYPLVETTESQTLVGAVKRTHLVQALRTEPASWAPGQQPCLQDILTNGCPTQPVTLQLSPETSLHETHNLFELLNLQTLFVTSRGRAVGSVSWVELKQAISTLTNPPAPK